From the Argopecten irradians isolate NY chromosome 13, Ai_NY, whole genome shotgun sequence genome, one window contains:
- the LOC138305457 gene encoding uncharacterized protein, with translation MGETSQKSSSTRWFIAMMATHFVLSVPILSLVTMMYTRQNEMMNIEEECDLLERFPGFFRDIAQQEWHENNLVRSVPFTAEYIRDDCTSLIQAGNTKMCLLKRERATNHGCCKTSKKTKIITGQILCGGKNRTLAKFKGYQQYFQFDACSTLPECDGSVCSCEKDMRTAVYDEGTGVCGERYGICNFSMEGCCKCVPPVP, from the exons ATGGGAGAAACATCGCAAAAATCGTCTAGTACCAGATGGTTTATAGCCATG ATGGCCACTCATTTTGTCTTATCCGTGCCGATTCTATCCCTCGTAACCATGATGTATACCAGGCAGAACGAAATGATGAACATTGAAGAGGAATGCGA TCTGTTAGAGAGATTCCCCGGGTTTTTCCGTGACATAGCACAACAGGAATGGCACGAGAATAATCTCGTCCGATCTGTACCCTTCACTGCCGAGTATATCCGAGATGACTGTACATCCCTAATACAAGCCGGGAATACAAAAATGTGTCTGTTAAAACGAGAACGAGCCACGAACCACGGCTGTTGTAAAAC CTCCAAAAAAACAAAGATCATTACTGGACAAATATTATGTGGAGGAAAGAATAGAACACTAGCCAAATTCAAAGGTTACCAACAGTATTTTCAGTTTGATGCCTGCAG CACATTACCCGAATGTGATGGCAGCGTGTGTAGCTGTGAGAAAGACATGCGCACTGCCGTGTACGATGAAGGAACAGGGGTATGCGGCGAGAGATATGGCATATGCAACTTCTCTATGGAGGGATGCTGTAAGTGTGTACCCCCAGTACCATGA